The genome window CAATTGGCAGATATTTACGCCGTCCGGTTTCGCGATCTCAACCGGTTGTTCATCAATAACGGCAACGGAAAATTTAGCGATTTTACGATAGCCTCCGGTTTGGGCGGCGATCTGATGTCCGTTGGCAAACAAAATCTGGAGCTCGGCGCATCTGCAGTCGATTTCGACAACAACGGCTGGCAGGATGTGCTCATCATCGGCTGGAACAGCACCACCACACTTTTCCCGCAACGCGATCAGCTCAATTTCTCGGACCATATTTTGGCGAATCAATTCCCGCCGATTGACGGGAACGCCGGCGTTTGGGCGGATATCGACCGCGATGGCGATCTCGATTTGTTCATCACTGACGAGCACCACCCGAACCACCTGCTGATCAATGATGGCTACGGCAATTTCACGGAAAAAGCCGCTGATTTTGGGCTGGATCTCGCCGCTGTCAGTCAGGGTGCGGCGTTCGCGGATGTGGATGGCGACGATTTTCCCGATCTGTATGTCTGCAACTGGTTTGCGCCGGACGCGCTGTATCGCAACGTGAACGGCACACGATTCGAGCGGGTGTCGCTGCCCATTTTGCACTTGCTGGAATCACTGAACAGCAACGGCGTTTGCTTTGGCGATATCGATAACGATGGCGATGCGGATATGCTGGTGACCGATCGTCAGGGCAGCACCGCGCTGTACGAGAACGCCACAGTCGCGCCGGGAAGCGCTTTTTTGTTCAAAGAAAACAATACGTTACGCAATCCGTTTCCGGGATACGGCATCGTCATTGCGGATTTAAATAACGATGGCTGGCAGGACATTTTTCTCACGAACATCGGTCCGAACCGGCTGTTTGTGAATGATCAAGGCAAATTTTGGCTGGCATTTGAGGAGAGCGCGCCGGCAGGGCAGCGCTATTACAGCACCGGCGCCGCCGTCGCAGATGTCGATGCGGATGGCGATCTCGATTTGTTCGTTGCGAACAAAGATACCAGCAGCATGCTGTTTGTTAACCCGGTTGGCGGGAAAAATGCGCTGCGCATTTCGCTGGAAGGTGTGCGCAGCAACCGCGACGCTATCGGCGCGAAAATCCGGTTGTTTGATGCAGCAGATACGACCGAGCGCACATTGGCGTACCGGGAAATTGGCGGCGGCGGCGGGTATCTGTCGATTGGCGAATCGCCGCAGCATTTCGGCGTCGATCCACAAAAAACGTACAGTGCGACCATCCGTTTTCCATCGGGACAAACCGAAAAACTGGATAATCTCACTGCCGGGCAATCGGTTCAGCTTGCCGAACAAAAAGGCATCCGCAAACAATTTACCCGAACGCTGAATGGCATTTCGCGGCTGGTGCGCCACTCATTTTTTTGGGTGAACGTGCTGCTGTTTTTGGTGTGGCTGGGCAGCATCGCCGGAATTTTGCTGCTGTTCACCCGGCGATATCGCTGGCAAAATACCCAAACCGCGCTATTTTTGGTGGGAATGATGGCCTTGGGTTACCTCCTGTTTTTGCTGTTGGACAGCACGCCGACGCACCAGGTTTTGCTGTGGCAAATTCTGGCGTTGCTGGTTGTCGGTTTGGTGCTCGGTGCATTTCAGGAGAAGATTTTCCGGCTGGAACGGCGGCGTTTTGGCTATCGAAAATTGCTGGAATCTTTTTCGCAAGAGCTTATTTTTATTAAACATAACAACGAGCTTTTTGAGAAATTGACCGCCGCTGTTCAGCAGTCGATGAACGTGCAATATTGCGCATTGCTGGAATTTGTGCCGGAGAAGAATACTGCGGAAATCCGCGCCGCCGCCGGAGATTGGTCGTCATCCGGTTTTTCCGTTGCGCTGCCGGAGCATCTGCGAAAAACGATTTCGGAAGCGCCGGTTCTCGAAGCCGGTAATTTGCCAAAAGTGTTGCCGGAAGTTGCTGCCGTTGCCGCAAAATTGGTCGTGCCGATCACCCGGCAGGAGCAGTTTTTTGCGCTGATGCTGCTCGGCGCCCGTCACGATGGGCAGCCGCTGGCCGGCGAGGATTTCGGGATGTTGCAAATTTTGGCACGTCAGGCGGCCATCGCCATCGAAAACAACCGCTATATTGAGGAAAGTCAGCAGCTTATCCAAAAACTCACCGAATCGGAAATCCGCGAACAATACATCAGCGAGCTGGAAAATAAAAATGAATCGCTGGAAAAGTTGTTCCGGGAATTGCAGGAAACGCAATCGCAACTGGTGCAAAGTGAAAAAATGGCCGGTTTGGGGCAGTTAGTCGCCGGCGTTGCGCACGAATTGAACAACCCGATCAGCTTTGTTTACGCCAATATGAAATCGTTGCAGGGCTATATCGATGCGATTCGCGAATTGCTGACCGTGCTGAAACATGCGCCGGAAAATGCCGAAAAACTGCGGGAAAACCTGCTCGATCTGGATAAAAAGCACGATTGGCAATTTTTGCGGGAAGATATCGACAACCTCATTTCGGAATCGCTGGAAGGCAGCCGCCGGGTGAAAGCGGTGGTAGAAAATTTGCGGAATTTTTCGCGGCTGGATGAATCGGACTGGAAAGCGGTGGATTTGCACGAGGGACTGGATTCTACGCTGATGCTGATCAATAATGAGTTGAAAAACCGCATCGACGTGCGCAAAAATTACGGAAAATTACCGCCGGTGCTCTGCAATCCGGGGCAAATTAATCAGGTTTTTATGAATGTGTTGGTAAACGCGGCGCAGGCAATTTCGGAAAAAGGCGAGATTCGCATCGCGACCCGCTCCGTTGGTGACGGCGTGGAAATCGAGATTTGCGACAGCGGTAGCGGCATTCCGGCGGATGTGCTCCCGCGAATTTTCGACCCGTTTTTTACCACAAAACCGGTGGGATCGGGAACGGGTTTGGGGCTGAGTGTGAGCTACGGAATCATTCGCAAACACAATGGCGAAATTAAAGTAAGCAGCGAGCAGGGCAAAGGCACCTGTTTTACTATTGTTTTGCCGATTGCGCAAAGTGTTAAAAAATAGCGGTTTAAACGATGTTTGGTGAGAAAGTTATTTGCAGTGTCGAATTTTAAAGCCCGAACTTGTTCATCGGGCTTTAAAAATTTTAGGGTGCCGAGTTTTAGTGTTCACCATTTAATTTCCCGGATCATCCGGATATTGTTCGCCGGAATCGATGGGCGGTTCCAATCCCTCCAATTCTTCTTCCAGCGATGGTGTCGGGCTTAACATTGCCCGTAAACCTGCCATAAAAACGGAGTTGGACAACGCAGGATTTTCGGCAATTCCGGTGAGCAGTTGCCGGCGTTTGTCGGGATCGGCTTCGCGAAGCGCTTTGGTCGCGAGGATTGCCACGGCAACATCCGCTTCCTGAAACGAAACCCCGTTATTTTGAATCCAGCCCGATTTTTTTCGCTGATTTCCGACAACTTCCAGCCAGTCGCTATCAATTTTGGAAATGGCGATCATATCCATTGGTTCAAAAATTTTATCGGTTACTGTCAGCATGTCCGGGCGTTGATGCACATAGCTTTTTTGGGTGATGGCTGCTGCACGTGCCCCGCGCACCAGCGAGTAGGCGAGTGTCCAGCCTTCTTTGCCGTCCGATAGCCGTATCTTGTGATATTCCAAATTTTGATCGGTTGAATCGATGGTGCTTTCTCCCAGCCAAATCACGGTTTCGCCGAGCGAAATGGATGCCAGAAATTTACCTTTTTCGCGGGACGGAATTGAGCGCAACACCGCCTGATCCCAAATGCAGATTGTCTCGACGCCCGGTTTTATGTCACCGGGAAGCTTGATTTCTGCGCTTTTTTGCACATCGCGATCGCGACTGGCGTCGCCGGAATTTTGTTTGCAGGCTGCCAATAACGAAAAACCAATAATAACTGCGGTCAACAGGTAGCGTTTCATACATCCTCTCTAATTTCAATCATCACGGCACAATATTCTCAAAAAAAGAGAAAGATGCAATATTTTCTAATGATTCTATTTCGCGGTTTATCGACTTATATTTTAATCTCGAAAATGTTGGGAGAAAATATTAAAGGAGTGTTGTTATGCGAGTGCCCTGGATTGATTGGGTAAAAGTGGATCGGATTATCGATACCGCATTGGAGGAAGATATTGGAGAAGGCGACGTAACCACTAATACTTTGTTTGATGAAAGCGAAACAGCTTCGGCGTATTTGATGAGCAAAGCCACCGGGATTGTTGCCGGACTGAATATCGCGGAACGGGTTTTTTTGCGATTGGACGCTGGTGTTGAATGGCGCAGCACCGTCGAGGAAGGTAGTCGGATCAAACCGCGACAGGTGATTGCAGAATTTTCTGGCAGCCTGCGTGCCCTGCTCACCGGCGAACGGCTGGCGCTGAATATTGCTCAACGGCTATCCGGCATCGCTACACAAACTGCCAAATTTATCGAAGCAGTTGATGGCCTGCCGGTAAAAATTTTGGATACCCGTAAAACCTTACCGGGGCTTCGCGTGTTAGAGAAATATGCGGTGGCGGTTGGCGGTGGTACCAATCACCGATTTGGATTGTTCGATGGCATTATGATAAAGGATAATCATATAAAAATTGCCGGCGGAATTCAGAAAGCGGTTGCAAAAATGCGGGCATCAAATCCGCGTAACTTGCTCATCGAAGTCGAAACCAGCAATCTGGATGAAGTGAAAGCAGCGTTGGCTGCCGACGCAGATATTATTATGCTGGATAATATGAGCAATGCCACCATGTCTGAAGCCGTAAAATTGATTGGAAATAAAGCAATCACCGAAGCCTCCGGTGGTGTAACATTGAACAGTGTGCGCAGCATTGCGGAAACCGGTGTGGATTGCATATCTGTTGGTGCGCTAACCCATTCCACTCCAGCATTGGATATTAGTATGTATTTTCGTTAATTGTGCTTGCATTTGGTTTTACTGACATGTATATTTTGCACCGTTTTGAGGATGAAAGAACTATGGCAAAGATAAAACAACTGAAAAAAGAATCGACAAAAGCTGTTGATGCAGCAAATGATAAAGCATTTATTTTTCCACTCGATTCAACCAATTTCATTATTTTGGGATTGGGTGTAGCGTTGATTATTTTGGGCTATATTTTTATGGCAATGCCGGATCATCCGGATGATTTTTTGACACTAACGCTTGCTCCGATTATGCTGGTGTTATCCTTTTTGGTTGTTATTCCTTTTGGCTTGATGTACCGGAAAAAAACAGATAGCGAATAAAATTTATCTCCGGGCGCTTAGCTCAGTTGGCTAGAGCATCGCCCTTACAAGGCGAGGGTCACTGGTTCGAGTCCAGTAGCGCCCACCATCAATAAACCCCGTAAAATGAATGTTTTACGGGGTTTTGTTTTTCAGGCTGTTTTCGTTGTTTTGGGTTCGGGTGGCAAATGAGTGCTTTCCGTTAATATTGTTGATCATTTTTCTCCTTTTTTTCTCAAGCGTCCGTTGAGCCAAAGTCTTTGTAGAACCACCGATTCCCCGACAACGAATACCTTATTAATATTTCTCATTGCTTTCAGATACAGCTTTTAGCCCATCCACAAATTCATCCAGGTCCAGCAATCGTTTATCAATTACGACCATTTTCCTATCTCCGTTTTATATGTGGTTTCTGTATTAACAGAGCCGAACCAGAACAAGCCTGGCTCCGGCACGTTGCCGATATCCTCACCATGATATCCTTACACCACAACAACTATCAAACCGAGCTCCACCGCCCCGGCGAAGACGTGTTCATCTTCCTCGACCCACCCATACCACAGTGCCACCAAATCAGCTCTCTACAGCAAAAACTGCAAGCTCCACACCCAATTCGATCATCAGCAATTAGCTGAGCAATTACACAAATGCCCCCACCACTGGCTAATGACCATCGATGACAGTCCCATCATCCAGAAACTCTACAAAAATTTCAATATCCGGAATTTTTAGATGCAATACGGAATGAATAACATCGGTGGTAAACCCGCCGCCAAAGTCAGCGAATTGCTTATCTCCAATCAATAACCGTTAACCGCTAACCACCAATAGCTGGAAATCCAACCCATCCACTCATTCACCCAAATTGTCCTCACCGGAGGCGTCGTCCTGAGCCTGCGCTGCACTGAGCCTGTCGAAGTGTCGACGGGCACCTGTTCTTAATCTTGCAAGGACACGCCCGACGATTTTTCTATTTAAACCTTGGATGGTGAGTTTCTTACTCAGGATGAGTATAACCCGGGTGTATGCCGGAAGCATGTAAGCCGGATATTCCGTCTTGACTTTTTTGCGCACTTTTTGGCGTTGTCCTGAGCACTGTCGAAGGGTCAAGCAAAAAGTGCATCACGTACCTAAGGAAAAGTATTCACCCCTCAGGAGCAGGGAAGCGCCCCAAAAACCAAAAAAAACCGCCCAGCCAAACAAGGTTGAAACGGGCTCACGTTACCCGATGAAATCATTGATGATTTCATCCCGATTCACGTTCAGGGATGAACGTGTTTTTATCGGGAAAACCGTGATAACCTTCACACCGAAGTATCCAATGTCAATCCCAATATAACCGATCCCCCAATTCTTCACCAAACTCAAACAATTTCCTGATACGACAATAATCATATAATAATATTTGCCAACCCAATCCAATTTCCATATCTTCTTATGATCCTGAAAACAGGTATTACCCAGCCACGATCAATATTGCAATCAGGTTACCTTATTTCATCATGTCGCTATTACTTATGCCCAAAGTCATAATTAGGTGTAGAGCAATGGCCAAGCCGTGGCCGTGGGCAGAATATGAAAAATACCTTGATAGAAAACTGGTAGATATACGCTGTGAGTTTAATATCAAGCCAATTATTATTGCCTAACAAAGGTATAAAAGCTAAAAGCGCTAAAAATACGCTGCAGGTTTGTGCCATACGTGAAAGGAGTTTTCCGGTGAAACATAAATTTCTACCACTAATATGCATGATAAATCTTATTTCAATTGGGATTGCAACTTCTCAAACAACAAGTTTTGAAATACCCACTACAAATACACGTGCTAAAATACAACAACGGGTTGCAGCTACTGATATAGAAGTTGTTTATAATCGACCATCAGTAAAGGGGCGAAAAATATTCGGTGACTTAGTACAATATGGACAAATATGGCGAACGGGTTCAGATGCATCGACAAAAATATCATTTTCGACACCGGTTTTTATAAATGGGACAATCATTCAAGCTGGTACTTATGAATTATTCTCTATTCCCGACAAAACAGAGTGGATTATCATATTTCAAGAGAACCGATCGCAATGGGGATCATATTCGTATGACTCTCAATTCGATATTGCCAGAATAAAAGTGTATCCAAAGTCTATAGATCATCTCGTTGAAACATTTACAATTAGTTTAGATGATATAACAAGTAATTCTGCAGTTTTAAACATTTCATGGGAAAAAACTCGAGTTCCTATTCAAATTACAATCAATATTGAAAATACAGTTGTCCCTTTGATTGAAGCAGAATTGGCTAAAGATGGCAACAAGCCTTATTTCAGGGCAGCAATGTTTTATTTTGAAAACAATCTTGATATTAACAGAGCAGCAGAATTAATGAAGAAGGCTTTAGAACAAACACCTGACCATATTGGCATGTTATATCGTTTAGCCCTGATTCTGGAACGTCAGGGGGATATAGAAGGTGCCATTGATGCAGCCCAACGCTCACTAGAACTATCATCAAAAGCGAATCGCGAATTACTGGAAGAATACACAAAACTTAACACTGCCATTTTAACGCGGCTAACAAATAGAGATAAATAAAAAAACCTGACAGACCAAATACCTTGGTAGACGCCAGGCGTCGGCGATGAATTTTACGAAATTCATCCGTTAACACTCAATTGCGGTACGCAGTTAAGTATATCTAACTCAAGATTGAAGAAGTATGAATACTGTTGAAAAGCAGATCACTACAAAAACACGGGTGATTTGTACATACTTTGTAACTGTCATATCGGTTTTAGCATTACTTAATGGCATGGAATTATATGCTCAATCAGATAAGAATGCTTCAGCTGACACGGTCAAGGCGGTTCCAATAAAAGATTTTTACCGTCCGATAGGTTTTTCAATTGGGATCTGTTACAATCGTCTGAGTGGTGTCGGTGCACAGGATCGATATATCGAAGAAACGGATTCCTATGATGCTACTCGACTTAGCGGGAAAACGGCTTTAGGATTTAGTATAGGTATGCATATATGGCGACAAAGGACGCATTTACAGCTTGAGGTCGGCTGGACAAAAGGGGAGTTTTTTGAGGAAGGCGGATTCCGATCGACTACCAATGGCGGCACGGTTGATACATATATTGATATCGGTTATTTTGTTGGCGGTTTTCGGCTGAAACAAGCATTGATAAGCAGACGGCTTCTGATAACAGGCGGATGGCTTCTCGTCGAAGAAGGCCGGTCGCGTCATGCAAAAACGAGATCGAAGGGGAAGCTTGTTGAATCAAGCAGCTTTCCAACGGACGAATTTTACTTATGGTCGATTGGGCTGGATATACAAATTGCCCAGGGTCTCTATTTCGGGTATTCATATTCCTGGACGTACAATCAGAATGATTTTGATCCGATTTATGGTCGCATTGGAGATCCGCCAATCATGATCGATGGGTTTACGATAAACGCTTTTCAGTTGACTTTTGCCTACTGAGTTTGTTTTATCAAATTGCTGAGATGTCGAATTAAAGGTGATAACCACATCATTCTAAACTGGCGGTTGTACCGGACGCAACCGCAGGACTGTGCTTTTGTTCTAAAGTTTAGTTTGTGCAAAATAGTTGTAAACATCAGAAAATTGTGGTGCAAGTATTGCGCCGGTCCCGAAGGAATGCCTTCGGCATAAACTGTGTTGTTAACCAAGCTCAAACTCGGATTATAAATATGAAATTTGTATTGTGTTTTATTATCTGCGTGTATTCAACCTTTGCCAGATCTGAAAAACTCTACTTTTTCAGTGGTTTCAAATCTTCTCAGAACAATCAGTTTCAATTAACTCTGGAAGGCTATGCATTTGAAGGGCTGTTGGCGATCAGCGCTTAATTATTAAAGAAGCAAATATAATACTAACTGACACCTTGACAAATACACCTGTGATACCTGACATCTCAAATAAGGGGATTTGGCAATACCGCACTTCGATAAAATAATTTTTTATAATAAATATTTTATTCCAATTCAGTAATGTCCGGTTAGGAATTTGCATATGAGTTAAAATTTGTCGTGATTTATCTACCCTAAATTATTCGTATATATTTAACCACTGGTATTTCACGACATGCCCAAACATTTTTATCCGAATTCACGGCGATTTGATACGCCATCGTTTGCTGAATTGTTAAAGCCGTTGCAAGCAATTTTAATGACGGTATCACCCTTTAAATCTCGCGGAATAAACCATTGGAAGTTACTTTTGAGCATATGTTGAAATCTCTCATCTTTTTTTCATCTGGAAGAACATACTTCCGGGCGGCATCTGCTTCAAATTTTGCAAGAAGACGCGTTTGCCCGAAGTGAGATTGCGCCGCCTGATGGAATGAAGAATAGCACTTTCTTCGAAATTCTTAA of Calditrichia bacterium contains these proteins:
- a CDS encoding DUF2911 domain-containing protein; translation: MSLISSQLLLPNKGIKAKSAKNTLQVCAIRERSFPVKHKFLPLICMINLISIGIATSQTTSFEIPTTNTRAKIQQRVAATDIEVVYNRPSVKGRKIFGDLVQYGQIWRTGSDASTKISFSTPVFINGTIIQAGTYELFSIPDKTEWIIIFQENRSQWGSYSYDSQFDIARIKVYPKSIDHLVETFTISLDDITSNSAVLNISWEKTRVPIQITINIENTVVPLIEAELAKDGNKPYFRAAMFYFENNLDINRAAELMKKALEQTPDHIGMLYRLALILERQGDIEGAIDAAQRSLELSSKANRELLEEYTKLNTAILTRLTNRDK
- a CDS encoding VCBS repeat-containing protein: MINSIKIIAYLVLISAIALANPSPQDSLAAREWAQQMFGNAAISAELPEFNDSYGVVFRDLNNDQLADIYAVRFRDLNRLFINNGNGKFSDFTIASGLGGDLMSVGKQNLELGASAVDFDNNGWQDVLIIGWNSTTTLFPQRDQLNFSDHILANQFPPIDGNAGVWADIDRDGDLDLFITDEHHPNHLLINDGYGNFTEKAADFGLDLAAVSQGAAFADVDGDDFPDLYVCNWFAPDALYRNVNGTRFERVSLPILHLLESLNSNGVCFGDIDNDGDADMLVTDRQGSTALYENATVAPGSAFLFKENNTLRNPFPGYGIVIADLNNDGWQDIFLTNIGPNRLFVNDQGKFWLAFEESAPAGQRYYSTGAAVADVDADGDLDLFVANKDTSSMLFVNPVGGKNALRISLEGVRSNRDAIGAKIRLFDAADTTERTLAYREIGGGGGYLSIGESPQHFGVDPQKTYSATIRFPSGQTEKLDNLTAGQSVQLAEQKGIRKQFTRTLNGISRLVRHSFFWVNVLLFLVWLGSIAGILLLFTRRYRWQNTQTALFLVGMMALGYLLFLLLDSTPTHQVLLWQILALLVVGLVLGAFQEKIFRLERRRFGYRKLLESFSQELIFIKHNNELFEKLTAAVQQSMNVQYCALLEFVPEKNTAEIRAAAGDWSSSGFSVALPEHLRKTISEAPVLEAGNLPKVLPEVAAVAAKLVVPITRQEQFFALMLLGARHDGQPLAGEDFGMLQILARQAAIAIENNRYIEESQQLIQKLTESEIREQYISELENKNESLEKLFRELQETQSQLVQSEKMAGLGQLVAGVAHELNNPISFVYANMKSLQGYIDAIRELLTVLKHAPENAEKLRENLLDLDKKHDWQFLREDIDNLISESLEGSRRVKAVVENLRNFSRLDESDWKAVDLHEGLDSTLMLINNELKNRIDVRKNYGKLPPVLCNPGQINQVFMNVLVNAAQAISEKGEIRIATRSVGDGVEIEICDSGSGIPADVLPRIFDPFFTTKPVGSGTGLGLSVSYGIIRKHNGEIKVSSEQGKGTCFTIVLPIAQSVKK
- the nadC gene encoding carboxylating nicotinate-nucleotide diphosphorylase; this encodes MRVPWIDWVKVDRIIDTALEEDIGEGDVTTNTLFDESETASAYLMSKATGIVAGLNIAERVFLRLDAGVEWRSTVEEGSRIKPRQVIAEFSGSLRALLTGERLALNIAQRLSGIATQTAKFIEAVDGLPVKILDTRKTLPGLRVLEKYAVAVGGGTNHRFGLFDGIMIKDNHIKIAGGIQKAVAKMRASNPRNLLIEVETSNLDEVKAALAADADIIMLDNMSNATMSEAVKLIGNKAITEASGGVTLNSVRSIAETGVDCISVGALTHSTPALDISMYFR